A window of Cryptomeria japonica chromosome 3, Sugi_1.0, whole genome shotgun sequence contains these coding sequences:
- the LOC131037994 gene encoding disease resistance protein Roq1: MARANAFAEILPPSTSPSSSTPTKKVRYDVFINHRGPDTKKTLAASIYCALKLMGLEAFLDESELELGDSIPSEIQEAMTTSFLHIAIFSPRYAESPWCLAELSFMLKTGKKIIPVFYNVDPSDIHWICKGKGSYAKAFSEHEAKARYPSQILEDWKVALEKVSDAKGHTVKNEDDREILKIIANYVLKHSKKTTFVVAKHPVGLDKTLQDFERTVLESSENVKIVGITGMGGCGKTTLAKEYYNKMIRSFYRSSFVYDVQDAPTKNLYVKQKKMFQDLGGSKDISFDNVEEGKAILAEYLKFVQVFIILDNIDHQDQLDSLLPIKNSLTQGSIIVITSRDPGRLISWGIPSNSIYKMKDLNPEHAMELFCWHAFQQPSPIDEFEYLVKKFLSVCKGLPLSIKVLGALVHGKSKEYWNGQLEKFSGSLHKDIKNILMMSFDALDDEEKEIFLDISCFFVGTTEYSAITVWEESGWSGAGSLGTLTDRCLIEVDEQNCLRMHDLLRDLGKDISKTRSPYRLWSPQQIAHIENQGEGSVLIRGIKAQTDEFYEDFVELFRESGRGIKRRRGLKLLDVENNYFTEELGTLSETLVWLRWAKFPHRALPSWISLKKLRVLELLEASKLEEPWSETADPPVQLRVLNIIHAGNLLRFPRSIGFLQHLKEISFDSEGAPIEGLPEEFCRLQSLERLKLIGCDKMKSLPSKFGDLTNLRILELRECSSLIFSSETLALLPSLSFLHIDRCAGPTELIFQPGCSSFLRSLEKLVLYHCGVSRLSISPQCCPTLDLLYLSENNDLVEIDSLPTSVKTVKVIGCSNLQSISLNCGLVRLVYMHIRNCGELRKIQGLENCSSLETLTVHTWGNAPVIQSLKDMENLKRVNITAACHISAFEPCLQTLSREKWPSEFSICAMAAPGVEAIVRSFTFPGLTLVDSFNRQKMDWYSSYSWYWEYVFLQERSTNAAAMICVVINSPLDDITLELFSVEQKGDCATYLKEGKWVCIGVFTPSSLVGRENAFSLWENKYDRLEDDLVETGILAMGEENRVVDAFHELVQHLGKVGDICEAQ; encoded by the exons ATGGCAAGGGCCAATGCCTTTGCAGAAATTTTGCCACCGTCTACATCTCCATCGTCTTCAACTCCAACAAAAAAGGTGCGCTATGATGTATTCATAAACCATCGTGGCCCTGACACCAAGAAAACCCTAGCCGCCTCAATCTACTGTGCCCTTAAGCTAATGGGACTTGAAGCTTTCTTAGATGAATCGGAGCTTGAACTGGGTGATTCAATACCCTCTGAAATCCAAGAGGCCATGACTACTTCTTTCCTTCATATTGCCATATTTTCACCCAGATATGCAGAGTCTCCTTGGTGTTTGGCCGAACTATCTTTTATGCTTAAGACTGGCAAGAAAATTATTCCTGTGTTCTACAATGTTGATCCCAGTGATATCCATTGGATTTGTAAAGGAAAAGGAAGCTACGCCAAAGCATTTTCCGAGCACGAAGCCAAGGCTAGATATCCTTCACAAATTCTTGAAGATTGGAAAGTGGCGCTGGAAAAGGTTTCAGATGCTAAAGGCCACACTGTCAAGAATGAGGA TGATAGAGAAATACTGAAGATTATTGCAAATTATGTTCTGAAGCACTCGAAAAAGACTACATTTGTGGTGGCTAAACATCCTGTGGGTCTTGATAAAACCTTACAAGACTTTGAAAGAACTGTATTAGAATCTTCTGAAAATGTAAAAATTGTGGGGATCACAGGTATGGGTGGGTGTGGAAAAACTACATTGGCAAAAGAGTACTACAACAAGATGATACGGTCCTTTTATAGATCTAGTTTTGTTTATGATGTACAAGATGCACCAACTAAAAATTTGTATGTGAAGCAAAAAAAAATGTTTCAAGATCTTGGTGGCTCAAAAGACATATCATTTGATAATGTAGAAGAAGGAAAAGCAATCTTAGCAGAGTATTTGAAATTTGTTCAGGTATTTATTATCTTGGACAATATAGATCATCAAGATCAATTGGATTCTCTCTTGCCAATTAAAAACAGTCTTACACAAGGTAGTATAATTGTGATTACAAGTCGAGATCCTGGTAGGCTTATATCATGGGGAATCCCTTCTAATTCCATTtataagatgaaagatttaaatccTGAACATGCTATGGAACTATTTTGCTGGCATGCTTTCCAACAACCCTCTCCAATAGatgaatttgaatatcttgttaaAAAGTTTTTAAGTGTCTGCAAGGGATTGCCATTATCCATTAAGGTTTTAGGAGCACTTGTGCATGGAAAGTCCAAGGAATATTGGAATGGTCAATTAGAGAAGTTCTCCGGATCATTGCACAAAGACATTAAAAACATACTTATGATGAGCTTTGATGCactagatgatgaagaaaaggagatattttTAGATATATCTTGCTTCTTTGTAGGAACAACAGAATATTCGGCCATCACAGTATGGGAGGAGTCCGGCTGGAGTGGGGCAGGTAGTTTGGGAACACTCACAGATAGGTGTTTGATTGAGGTAGATGAGCAAAACTGCTTGAGAATGCATGATCTGctgagagatttgggaaaggacaTTTCAAAGACACGGTCACCATACCGCCTTTGGTCACCGCAGCAAATTGCCCACATTGAGAATCAAGGGGAG GGAAGTGTGCTGATTCGAGGAATTAAAGCCCAAACAGATGAGTTTTATGAAGACTTTGTGGAGCTTTTCAGAGAATCAGGTAGAGGAATTAAGCGGAGGCGGGGTTTAAAACTCCTCGATGTTGAGAACAACTATTTTACAGAAGAATTAGGAACACTTTCAGAAACCCTTGTGTGGCTGCGATGGGCCAAGTTTCCGCACAGAGCTCTTCCATCATGGATTTCGTTGAAGAAATTGAGAGTTTTAGAGCTTCTCGAGGCTTCTAAATTAGAAGAACCGTGGAGCGAGACTGCAGAC CCTCCTGTGCAGTTGAGAGTGCTGAACATCATTCATGCCGGAAATTTGCTGAGATTTCCAAGGTCGATAGGATTTCTACAGCATTTAAAAGAGATATCCTTTGATTCCGAAGGAGCTCCCATTGAAGGCCTACCAGAAGAGTTTTGCCGTCTCCAATCACTAGAGCGCCTCAAATTGATTGGATGTGATAAGATGAAATCTCTGCCTAGCAAGTTCGGCGACTTGACAAATCTTAGGATTCTAGAGTTGAGAGAATGTAGTAGTTTGATTTTCTCATCAGAAACACTTGCGCTACTTCCTAGCCTTAGTTTTCTGCATATTGACCGTTGCGCCGGGCCCACAGAATTAATTTTCCAGCCGGGGTGCTCTTCTTTTTTGCGCAGCCTTGAAAAACTAGTATTATATCATTGTGGTGTGTCTAGGCTATCAATCTCTCCTCAATGTTGCCCCACTCTGGATCTACTATATCTTTCCGAAAATAATGACTTAGTAGAGATCGATAGCTTGCCTACATCAGTGAAGACGGTTAAAGTGATCGGATGTTCAAATCTGCAAAGCATAAGCCTTAATTGTGGTCTGGTGAGGCTAGTATATATGCATATTCGGAATTGTGGGGAGCTTAGGAAAATACAAGGATTAGAAAATTGCAGTTCGTTAGAGACTTTGACGGTACATACTTGGGGGAATGCGCCAGTCATACAAAGTCTGAAGGATATGGAGAATTTGAAGAGGGTAAACATCACAGCAGCATGTCACATATCAGCATTTGAACCTTGCCTTCAAACATTAAGTAGAGAG AAATGGCCATCCGAATTTTCAATATGTGCAATGGCAGCCCCTGGCGTTGAGGCGATTGTGAGGTCTTTTACCTTTCCTGGTCTCACTTTGGTTGATTCGTTCAACCGGCAGAAGATGGACTGGTATTCTTCGTATTCTTGGTATTGGGAGTATGTGTTTTTGCAAGAGCGTTCTACCAACGCGGCAGCGATGATATGCGTTGTTATAAATTCCCCATTAGATGATATCACTCTAGAGTTGTTCAGTGTTGAGCAAAAAGGTGATTGTGCTACGTATttgaaagaaggaaaatgggtATGTATAGGTGTTTTCACTCCATCTTCCCTCGTGGGAAGGGAAAATGCTTTCTCTCTATGGGAAAACAAATACGATCGGTTAGAAGATGATTTGGTAGAGACGGGAATACTAGCAATGGGTGAGGAAAATAGAGTTGTGGATGCTTTTCATGAATTAGTGCAACATTTGGGAAAAGTAGGTGATATTTGTGAGGCTCAATGA